Proteins from a single region of Paenibacillus sp. BIHB 4019:
- the pepF gene encoding oligoendopeptidase F, producing the protein MNHVPKRSETKVEARWKLEDLFADQAAWDKEFAAAKSLIGKISAFQGTLADPSKLKACFEQEDELSLHVERLYVYANMKHHEDTAEPTYQALSDKSKKLSVETGEALSFITPEVLSLSDEALDQLIANPELATFRHTLEEMRRQKAHVLSKNEEALLAQVGNMSSAPGTIFSLLNNADLKFPKVKDEKGEEVELTQGRYIQFLESKNRDVRKEAFQAMYDTYGKLKNTIGATLNANVTKNIFYSRARKHDSVLAMSLYGDNIPETVYTNLVDTIHKHLPLMHRYMNLRKKLLGVDKLHMYDLFAPLVEEFDMNITYEDAKKTVKESLKPLGDDYLNVLQHGFDDGWIDVYENEGKRSGAYSWGAFGTHPYVLLNHKDNLNSMFTLTHEMGHALHSYYSDTTQNYRDAQYTIFLAEVASTLNEALLMDYLLDKSTDPKEKMYLLTYYADQFRTTVFRQTMFAEFEKIIHERSEQGESLTPQDLSKIYYDLNVLYYGDDMAVDEDIAMEWARIPHFYNSFYVYKYATGFSAATSFSKQILEEGAPAVERYLGFLKSGGSDFSINILKKAGVDMSSPEPIEQAMSVFESLIGQMEELTKK; encoded by the coding sequence ATGAATCACGTACCTAAGCGTTCCGAAACGAAAGTAGAAGCCCGTTGGAAGCTCGAAGACCTGTTTGCAGATCAAGCTGCTTGGGATAAGGAGTTTGCCGCTGCCAAAAGCTTGATTGGCAAAATCAGCGCTTTTCAAGGCACATTAGCAGACCCATCCAAGCTGAAAGCCTGCTTCGAGCAGGAGGATGAATTGTCGCTGCATGTGGAGCGTCTATACGTATATGCCAATATGAAGCATCATGAGGATACGGCAGAGCCGACCTATCAAGCCTTGTCCGATAAATCCAAGAAGCTGAGCGTGGAAACTGGCGAAGCCCTCTCTTTCATTACGCCAGAGGTGCTTTCCTTAAGCGACGAGGCGCTGGATCAATTGATCGCAAATCCGGAGCTGGCCACGTTCCGTCATACACTTGAAGAAATGCGCCGCCAGAAAGCCCATGTTCTTTCGAAAAATGAAGAGGCGCTGCTTGCGCAAGTAGGCAATATGAGCTCGGCTCCCGGCACGATTTTCAGCTTGCTTAACAATGCTGATTTGAAGTTCCCGAAAGTGAAGGACGAGAAAGGCGAAGAGGTTGAACTGACGCAGGGCCGTTACATCCAGTTCCTTGAGAGCAAAAACCGCGACGTGCGCAAAGAAGCTTTCCAAGCGATGTACGATACATACGGAAAGCTCAAAAACACAATCGGGGCCACGCTGAATGCCAATGTAACGAAAAATATTTTTTACTCCCGTGCCCGCAAGCACGATTCCGTTCTCGCCATGTCGCTCTATGGAGATAACATTCCTGAGACGGTATACACGAACCTGGTTGACACGATTCACAAGCATTTGCCGCTGATGCATCGCTATATGAACCTGCGCAAAAAGCTGCTCGGCGTCGATAAGCTTCATATGTATGATCTGTTCGCTCCCCTTGTAGAGGAATTCGATATGAACATTACGTATGAGGACGCGAAAAAAACAGTCAAAGAAAGCTTGAAGCCGCTTGGCGACGATTATTTGAACGTGCTGCAGCATGGCTTTGACGATGGCTGGATTGATGTGTATGAAAATGAAGGCAAGCGCAGCGGCGCTTACAGCTGGGGAGCGTTCGGCACGCATCCTTATGTGCTGCTCAATCACAAGGACAACTTGAACAGCATGTTTACGCTGACGCATGAAATGGGCCACGCCCTGCATTCGTATTATTCCGATACGACCCAGAACTACCGCGATGCGCAATATACGATTTTCCTCGCAGAAGTGGCTTCCACGCTGAATGAAGCGCTGTTGATGGACTACTTGCTTGACAAGTCAACCGATCCGAAGGAAAAAATGTACCTGCTCACCTACTATGCAGATCAATTCCGGACGACGGTGTTCCGTCAAACGATGTTTGCCGAATTCGAGAAAATCATTCACGAAAGAAGCGAGCAAGGCGAATCGCTGACACCGCAGGATTTGAGCAAAATTTACTACGACCTCAATGTGCTGTATTATGGCGACGATATGGCTGTAGATGAAGACATTGCGATGGAATGGGCACGTATTCCCCATTTCTATAATAGCTTCTATGTGTATAAATATGCGACTGGCTTCTCGGCCGCAACGAGCTTCTCCAAGCAAATTTTGGAGGAAGGCGCGCCAGCAGTCGAGCGTTATCTCGGCTTCCTGAAGAGCGGCGGCAGCGACTTCTCAATCAATATTTTGAAAAAAGCTGGCGTCGACATGTCCTCGCCAGAGCCGATTGAGCAAGCGATGAGCGTGTTCGAAAGCCTCATCGGCCAAATGGAAGAGCTAACTAAAAAATAA